From Enhydrobacter sp., the proteins below share one genomic window:
- a CDS encoding response regulator transcription factor, with product MDAATDKPHILVVDDDTRLRELLKSFLSRNGFRVTTAGHAAEARQRLDGIGFDLIVLDVMMPGQSGLEFAGELRATDDVPILMLTAMGEPKDRIAGLEKGVDDYLAKPFEPRELLLRIQSILRRGRPTEPPPEGQQVVNFGPMQFDRELGELTQAGKRLPLTDAESALLRALASRLGQVLSREALCKAVGSDINERAIDVQVTRLRRKIEPDPGFPRYLRTVRGQGYRLVDA from the coding sequence ATGGACGCCGCGACCGACAAGCCGCACATACTGGTGGTCGACGACGACACGCGCCTGCGCGAGTTGCTGAAATCCTTCCTGTCGCGCAACGGCTTTCGCGTCACCACGGCAGGTCATGCCGCCGAGGCGCGTCAGCGGCTCGACGGCATCGGCTTCGACCTGATCGTGCTTGACGTCATGATGCCCGGACAAAGCGGGCTCGAATTCGCCGGCGAGTTGCGTGCTACCGACGACGTACCGATCCTGATGCTGACGGCGATGGGAGAACCCAAGGACCGCATCGCCGGCCTGGAGAAGGGAGTGGACGATTATCTCGCCAAGCCGTTCGAGCCGCGCGAGCTGCTGTTGCGCATCCAGAGCATCCTGCGCCGCGGCCGCCCCACGGAGCCGCCTCCAGAGGGTCAGCAGGTCGTGAACTTCGGCCCCATGCAGTTCGACCGCGAGCTCGGCGAGCTGACCCAGGCCGGCAAGCGTTTGCCGTTGACCGACGCGGAAAGCGCGCTGCTGCGCGCCCTCGCCAGCCGGCTCGGCCAGGTGCTCAGTCGCGAGGCGTTGTGCAAGGCCGTCGGCAGCGACATCAACGAGCGCGCCATCGACGTGCAGGTCACGCGCCTTAGGCGCAAGATCGAACCGGATCCCGGCTTCCCGCGCTACCTCCGCACGGTGCGCGGCCAGGGCTACCGGCTGGTCGACGCCTGA
- a CDS encoding MarR family transcriptional regulator: MVESRTPANPLFLREEELRQGIELMFYAYRDFTFESDQQLKRYQLGRAHHRALYFIGRHPGQTVGHLLSILKVTKQSISRVLKDLLEQGYVEQKSGPRDRRERRLWLTERGVKLERDLTERQSQRFARAYRETGAEAVEGFRKVLLGLLDPAERAEVDGRVRSGGR, from the coding sequence ATGGTTGAATCCAGGACCCCCGCCAACCCGCTGTTTCTGCGCGAGGAGGAGCTTCGCCAGGGCATCGAGCTCATGTTCTATGCCTATCGCGACTTCACCTTCGAATCGGATCAGCAACTCAAGCGCTACCAGCTTGGGCGCGCGCATCACCGCGCCCTGTATTTCATCGGCCGACACCCCGGCCAGACCGTCGGCCACCTGCTCTCCATCCTCAAGGTGACCAAGCAGTCGATCAGCCGCGTCCTCAAGGACCTGCTGGAGCAAGGCTATGTCGAGCAGAAGAGCGGCCCGCGCGACCGGCGCGAGCGCCGGTTATGGTTGACCGAGCGCGGCGTCAAGCTCGAGCGCGACCTCACCGAACGGCAGAGCCAGCGCTTTGCCCGGGCGTATCGTGAAACCGGCGCCGAGGCCGTCGAGGGATTCCGCAAAGTACTGCTCGGCCTCCTCGATCCGGCCGAGCGCGCCGAGGTCGACGGGCGGGTGCGCAGCGGCGGACGCTGA
- a CDS encoding glutathione S-transferase: MPLTVHHLGKSQSERIVWLCEELAIPYELKVYDRDKVTRLAPPEYKALHPLGAAPVIADGDLVLAESAAIVDYIVARYGHGRLVLAPEHPDYAQFLYWFHFANGTLQPATGRNMILARLDLEADNAVLRAMKGRFDLVLRSIEARLAAVDHLAGAEFTTADIMSVFSLTTMRLFLPFDLAPYPAIRAYLQRIGERDAYRRAMRKGDPDLTPLLT; encoded by the coding sequence ATGCCGCTGACCGTCCATCATCTCGGCAAATCCCAGTCGGAGCGCATCGTCTGGCTGTGTGAGGAGCTGGCGATACCCTACGAGTTGAAGGTCTACGACCGCGACAAGGTCACGCGGCTGGCTCCGCCGGAATACAAGGCCTTGCATCCCCTGGGTGCGGCGCCCGTGATCGCCGACGGCGACCTGGTCCTGGCGGAGTCGGCGGCCATCGTCGACTACATCGTCGCCCGATACGGACATGGCCGGCTAGTCTTGGCGCCGGAGCATCCCGACTACGCGCAGTTCCTCTATTGGTTTCACTTCGCCAACGGCACGCTGCAACCTGCCACCGGCCGCAACATGATCCTCGCGCGCCTCGATCTCGAGGCGGACAACGCCGTCCTGCGTGCCATGAAGGGTCGGTTCGATCTGGTGTTGCGTTCGATCGAGGCACGGCTCGCCGCGGTCGACCATCTCGCCGGCGCCGAGTTCACGACCGCCGACATCATGAGCGTCTTCTCGTTGACCACGATGCGGCTGTTCCTGCCCTTCGATCTCGCGCCCTATCCCGCCATCCGCGCCTACCTGCAGCGGATCGGAGAGCGGGACGCCTATCGACGCGCCATGCGCAAGGGCGATCCGGATTTGACGCCTCTGTTGACCTAA
- a CDS encoding branched-chain amino acid transaminase encodes MSESMANRDGFIWFDGRIVPWRNVTTHVLTHALHYGSAVFEGERIYEGRIFRLSAHSARLINSARLLDYEIPWTREQIDAATRAVVEANNLTSGYIRPIAWRGSEVMGVSAIGTSVHLAIAPWAQDGRLSVEARDAGIDVTMARYRRPPAAFAPGQAKVAGLYVICGIEKDRALKAGFDDALMLDGDGNLAESTGANIFLVIEGRLVTPTPENFLDGITRRAVMELARRRGWDVQDRKVRPHELALASEVFLCGTAAEIVPVGSIDGHHYQAGPVARALIADFRELVRQADCEGFGEAVHLRELETSAAA; translated from the coding sequence ATGTCTGAATCAATGGCCAACCGCGACGGGTTCATCTGGTTCGACGGTCGCATCGTGCCGTGGCGAAACGTGACCACCCACGTCCTGACGCACGCCCTCCACTACGGCTCGGCCGTGTTCGAAGGCGAGCGCATCTATGAGGGACGGATCTTCAGGCTGTCGGCGCACAGCGCGCGCCTAATCAATTCCGCCCGTCTGCTCGATTACGAGATCCCCTGGACGCGCGAGCAGATCGATGCGGCGACGCGCGCCGTCGTCGAAGCCAACAACCTGACGTCGGGTTACATCCGGCCGATCGCCTGGCGCGGCTCGGAGGTGATGGGAGTGTCGGCGATCGGCACGTCCGTCCATCTCGCCATCGCACCGTGGGCCCAGGACGGCCGGCTGTCCGTCGAGGCGCGCGATGCCGGCATCGACGTGACGATGGCCCGATACCGTCGTCCTCCGGCGGCCTTCGCGCCCGGTCAGGCAAAGGTCGCCGGCCTCTACGTCATCTGCGGCATCGAGAAGGATCGTGCCCTGAAGGCGGGTTTCGACGATGCCCTGATGCTCGACGGTGACGGCAATCTCGCCGAATCGACGGGCGCCAACATTTTCCTGGTGATCGAAGGCAGGCTGGTGACACCGACGCCGGAGAATTTCCTCGACGGCATCACGCGTCGCGCGGTGATGGAGCTGGCGAGACGACGCGGCTGGGACGTCCAGGACCGCAAGGTGCGGCCGCACGAACTGGCCCTGGCGAGCGAGGTGTTCCTCTGCGGTACGGCGGCGGAGATCGTTCCCGTGGGTTCGATCGACGGCCATCACTACCAGGCGGGCCCCGTTGCGCGCGCCCTGATCGCGGACTTCCGGGAACTGGTCCGCCAAGCGGATTGCGAAGGCTTCGGTGAGGCGGTCCACTTGCGGGAGTTGGAGACCTCGGCCGCCGCTTGA
- a CDS encoding FAD-dependent oxidoreductase: MSHSTIIVVGAGIAGLVVARELVERGLAVDVAERGVTLGAESCSWKAGGMLAPWCERATTEPVVATLGAPSIDWWMRHFPGTVRRGSLVIAPPRDRAELSRFAERTERFEWLDGDRLAALEPDLAGRFRQALFFADEAHLDPRRAMAALAQGMPIRFGAEFTEAPGHTVVDCRGLAARDTLEDLRGVRGEMVVVRSREMTLSRPVRLLHPRIPLYIVPRGDGVFMIGATTIESETRAGVSVRSAVELLNAAYTLHPAFAEAEILEMAADLRPAFPDNIPTVRRIGSTWFVNGLYRHGFLLAPALARRVADDLEARHADIRQRRSA; this comes from the coding sequence GTGAGCCACTCCACAATCATTGTCGTCGGTGCCGGCATCGCGGGTCTGGTCGTGGCGCGCGAGCTGGTCGAGCGCGGTCTCGCCGTCGACGTGGCGGAGCGCGGTGTAACGCTGGGTGCGGAGAGCTGTTCGTGGAAGGCGGGCGGCATGCTGGCGCCCTGGTGCGAGCGCGCGACGACCGAACCGGTCGTGGCCACGCTCGGCGCGCCATCGATCGACTGGTGGATGCGTCACTTTCCCGGAACGGTCCGCAGGGGCAGCCTGGTGATCGCGCCGCCCCGGGATCGCGCCGAACTGTCGCGCTTCGCCGAGCGCACCGAGCGCTTCGAATGGCTCGACGGCGACCGTCTGGCGGCGCTCGAACCCGACCTTGCCGGTCGTTTCCGGCAGGCATTGTTCTTCGCCGACGAAGCTCATCTCGATCCGCGTCGCGCCATGGCCGCGCTGGCGCAGGGCATGCCGATCCGCTTCGGTGCCGAATTCACTGAGGCGCCGGGCCACACGGTCGTCGATTGCCGGGGCCTTGCCGCACGCGACACGCTCGAGGATTTGCGCGGCGTGCGCGGCGAAATGGTGGTGGTGCGCTCGCGCGAGATGACCTTGTCGCGGCCCGTGCGGCTGCTGCACCCGCGCATTCCGCTCTACATCGTTCCCCGCGGCGATGGCGTGTTCATGATCGGCGCGACGACGATCGAGAGCGAGACGCGTGCGGGTGTATCGGTGCGCTCGGCCGTAGAGCTCCTGAACGCGGCCTACACGCTCCATCCGGCGTTCGCCGAGGCCGAAATCCTCGAGATGGCAGCCGACCTCAGGCCGGCTTTTCCCGACAACATTCCGACGGTGCGGCGCATCGGATCGACCTGGTTCGTGAATGGCCTGTACCGGCACGGATTCCTGCTGGCGCCCGCCCTCGCGCGACGCGTCGCCGACGATCTGGAGGCAAGACATGCGGATATTCGTCAACGGCGATCGGCATGA
- the thiS gene encoding sulfur carrier protein ThiS — protein MRIFVNGDRHEVDSETLALALVALGYGGKKIATAVNGRFVPQAARQGVRLAEGDQVEVVAPMQGG, from the coding sequence ATGCGGATATTCGTCAACGGCGATCGGCATGAGGTCGATTCCGAGACGCTTGCCCTGGCGCTCGTGGCGCTGGGCTATGGCGGGAAGAAGATCGCAACGGCGGTGAACGGCCGCTTCGTTCCCCAGGCGGCGCGGCAGGGCGTCAGGCTCGCCGAGGGCGATCAGGTCGAGGTCGTCGCGCCCATGCAGGGAGGCTGA
- a CDS encoding thiazole synthase, translating to MSFYGVELSSRLLLGTARYPSPAVLEAAIGASGAEVVTVSLRREAGGERSGQGFWSFIRRQNVRVLPNTAGCHTVKEAVTTAHMARELFDTPWLKLEVIRDDETLQPEVYGLVEAARILVEEGFEVFPYTTEDLAVADKLVEAGCRVLMPWGAPIGSARGLNNVYGLKSLRAHFPDVPLVVDAGLGVPSHAAAAMELGCDAVLLNTAIAEAGDPAAMARAFALAVEAGRAAFLARPMEPRDMAVPSTPVFGKATLA from the coding sequence ATGTCGTTCTACGGCGTGGAGCTGTCGTCGCGCCTGCTGCTCGGCACGGCGCGCTATCCATCACCCGCCGTGCTCGAGGCCGCCATCGGGGCGTCGGGCGCCGAAGTCGTCACGGTGTCGCTGCGGCGCGAAGCCGGTGGCGAGCGGAGCGGCCAGGGCTTCTGGTCGTTCATCCGCCGGCAGAACGTGCGTGTCCTGCCCAACACGGCGGGTTGTCACACCGTCAAGGAAGCGGTGACGACGGCGCACATGGCGCGCGAGCTGTTCGACACGCCGTGGCTCAAGCTCGAGGTGATTCGCGACGACGAAACCCTGCAGCCCGAGGTCTATGGCCTGGTCGAGGCGGCGCGCATCCTGGTGGAGGAGGGTTTCGAGGTCTTCCCCTACACGACCGAGGATCTCGCCGTGGCCGACAAGTTGGTCGAGGCGGGCTGCCGTGTGCTGATGCCCTGGGGTGCCCCGATCGGCTCGGCGCGCGGCCTCAACAATGTCTACGGCTTGAAGTCGCTGCGCGCTCACTTCCCCGATGTTCCGCTCGTCGTCGATGCCGGCCTCGGCGTGCCCTCGCACGCGGCGGCGGCCATGGAGCTCGGCTGCGACGCCGTGCTGCTCAACACGGCGATCGCCGAGGCGGGCGATCCGGCAGCCATGGCCCGCGCCTTCGCGCTCGCCGTCGAAGCCGGTCGCGCGGCATTCCTCGCCCGCCCCATGGAACCGCGCGACATGGCCGTTCCCTCGACGCCGGTGTTCGGCAAGGCAACCCTGGCATGA
- a CDS encoding thiamine phosphate synthase, whose amino-acid sequence MIALDPFYPVVPDSMWVARLVSAGTRLVQLRVKDRTDAELHRQVREARDACARHGAQLIVNDHWRVAIAEACDFVHLGQEDLLDADIAALRRAGIRIGVSTHDHAELDKGLAIDPDYVALGPIWPTQLKKMPWAPQGLARIAEWKRLIGDRPLVAIGGLTLDRALQCLAAGADVAAVVGDVVNHADPIGQATAWIAATRGTAA is encoded by the coding sequence ATGATCGCGCTCGATCCCTTCTATCCCGTGGTGCCCGATTCGATGTGGGTCGCACGGCTCGTGTCGGCGGGAACGCGCCTCGTTCAGTTGCGTGTCAAGGATCGAACCGATGCCGAGCTGCATCGGCAGGTTCGCGAGGCCAGGGACGCCTGCGCGCGCCATGGCGCGCAACTCATCGTCAACGACCACTGGCGAGTGGCGATCGCCGAGGCGTGCGACTTCGTCCATCTCGGCCAGGAGGACCTGCTCGACGCCGACATCGCGGCGCTTCGCCGCGCCGGCATCCGCATCGGGGTCAGCACGCACGACCACGCCGAGCTGGACAAGGGGCTGGCGATCGATCCCGACTATGTCGCCCTCGGGCCGATCTGGCCGACGCAGCTCAAGAAGATGCCGTGGGCGCCCCAGGGGCTGGCGCGCATCGCCGAATGGAAGCGGCTGATCGGCGACCGGCCGCTGGTGGCGATCGGCGGATTGACCCTCGATCGGGCGCTGCAGTGCCTCGCGGCCGGCGCCGACGTGGCGGCCGTCGTCGGCGACGTCGTGAATCATGCCGATCCGATCGGCCAGGCGACGGCGTGGATCGCCGCGACCCGCGGGACGGCGGCATGA
- a CDS encoding HesA/MoeB/ThiF family protein, which produces MTARYARQIVLPEIGEAGQARLAAASVLVVGAGGLGCPVLQYLAGAGVGRLTIVDHDVVEETNLHRQPLYGMDDVGAPKAAAARNRLRRFNPDTTIEAAVERLTPQNASGLVAGADLVVDAADSFAVTYILSDVCHGAGKPLVSASVIGMTGYAGAFCGGGPSYRAVFPDVSVDGGTCATVGVLGTAVAVLGGLQAHLALHLLLGLEPSVLGRVLTFDAGRSSFGGFGFADSPEPASFVPFIEADAIRADDVVVDLRGLDEAPVSPFANAHRLDVDNVTRLRPHRGQRVVLCCRSGQRSLAAADRLQAAGVTNLALVALG; this is translated from the coding sequence ATGACTGCGCGCTACGCCCGCCAGATCGTGTTGCCGGAGATCGGCGAGGCGGGGCAGGCGCGTCTTGCGGCCGCGTCCGTCCTGGTCGTCGGTGCCGGCGGGCTCGGCTGCCCGGTCCTCCAGTACCTGGCGGGCGCCGGTGTCGGCCGCCTGACGATCGTCGATCACGACGTCGTCGAGGAGACCAACCTGCACCGCCAACCTCTCTATGGCATGGACGATGTCGGCGCGCCGAAGGCGGCGGCGGCGCGGAACCGGCTCCGCCGCTTCAATCCCGACACGACGATCGAGGCGGCGGTCGAGCGACTGACGCCCCAGAACGCGTCGGGTCTCGTTGCCGGCGCGGACCTCGTGGTCGACGCCGCCGACAGCTTCGCCGTGACCTATATCCTGAGCGACGTCTGCCACGGCGCCGGCAAGCCGCTGGTCAGCGCGTCCGTCATCGGCATGACGGGCTATGCGGGGGCCTTTTGCGGCGGCGGCCCGAGCTATCGCGCGGTCTTTCCCGACGTCTCGGTCGATGGCGGCACCTGCGCCACGGTCGGCGTGCTCGGCACCGCCGTGGCCGTGCTCGGCGGATTGCAGGCGCACCTGGCGCTGCATCTCCTGCTCGGTCTCGAACCCAGCGTGCTCGGGCGGGTCCTGACTTTCGATGCCGGGCGGTCGAGCTTCGGCGGCTTCGGCTTCGCCGACAGTCCCGAGCCTGCTTCCTTCGTCCCCTTCATAGAGGCCGATGCCATACGGGCCGACGACGTCGTCGTGGATCTGCGCGGCCTCGACGAGGCGCCTGTTTCGCCCTTTGCCAATGCGCACCGCCTCGATGTCGACAATGTCACGCGTCTGCGGCCGCATCGGGGGCAGCGCGTCGTGCTGTGCTGTCGCAGCGGCCAACGCTCGCTCGCGGCAGCCGACCGCCTGCAGGCGGCAGGCGTGACCAACCTCGCGCTCGTGGCACTGGGTTAG
- a CDS encoding molybdenum cofactor biosynthesis protein MoaE, which yields MTVRVQEQDFDVGAELEQLTGGNKRIGGLAVFVGLVREVHVREGLHRDPIDALTLEHYPGMTEKALEEIEAEAVRRWPLEATLIVHRHGRLEAGNRIVLVAVGSAHREAAFEACEFLVDWLKTRAPFWKLEETPAGDKWVAAHEGDDRAAARWEKDR from the coding sequence ATGACGGTGCGCGTGCAGGAACAGGATTTCGACGTCGGCGCCGAGCTCGAACAGCTCACCGGCGGCAACAAGCGCATCGGCGGCCTTGCCGTTTTCGTCGGCTTGGTCCGCGAGGTGCACGTGCGCGAGGGCCTGCACCGCGACCCCATCGACGCCCTGACGCTCGAGCACTATCCCGGCATGACGGAAAAGGCCCTGGAGGAGATCGAGGCGGAAGCCGTCCGGCGCTGGCCGCTGGAGGCGACCCTGATCGTCCATCGCCATGGCCGACTCGAGGCGGGCAACCGCATCGTGCTGGTCGCGGTCGGCTCGGCGCATCGCGAAGCCGCCTTCGAGGCCTGCGAATTCCTCGTCGACTGGCTCAAGACCAGGGCGCCTTTCTGGAAACTCGAGGAGACGCCGGCGGGCGACAAATGGGTGGCCGCGCACGAAGGCGACGACCGGGCCGCCGCGCGCTGGGAGAAGGATCGTTAG
- a CDS encoding MoaD/ThiS family protein, producing MKVRYFAWMKRTVGLAEEDVSPPEGVRTVGELVTWLRARSPAHAEALAEGAAFGAAVDQRTAPFDTSIVGAREVAFFPPFTGG from the coding sequence ATGAAGGTCCGCTACTTCGCGTGGATGAAGCGGACGGTCGGCCTGGCGGAGGAAGACGTATCGCCGCCCGAGGGCGTGCGGACGGTGGGCGAGCTCGTGACCTGGCTGCGCGCGCGCAGTCCGGCGCACGCCGAGGCGCTGGCCGAGGGTGCCGCCTTCGGCGCGGCGGTGGACCAGCGCACGGCGCCCTTCGACACCTCGATCGTCGGCGCGCGTGAAGTCGCGTTCTTCCCCCCCTTCACCGGCGGCTGA
- the pgsA gene encoding CDP-diacylglycerol--glycerol-3-phosphate 3-phosphatidyltransferase: protein MLNLPNILTLSRIVAIPLVVACFWLERGWAQWLSAILFVAACVTDWFDGYFARRYHQISRFGRFLDPIADKLLVAAALVMLVDNGQLRGLHVLAALIILAREILVSGLREFLAELRVGMPVSHLAKWKTGAQMVAIAVLLLGEAVPSWITQVGLVLIWGAAALTLITGYDYLRTGLRHMAEDAKP, encoded by the coding sequence ATGCTCAATTTGCCCAACATTCTGACGCTCTCGCGCATCGTGGCGATCCCCCTCGTCGTCGCCTGCTTCTGGCTGGAACGCGGCTGGGCGCAGTGGCTGTCGGCGATCCTGTTCGTCGCCGCCTGCGTGACCGACTGGTTCGACGGCTATTTCGCGCGACGCTACCATCAGATCTCGCGCTTCGGCCGCTTCCTCGACCCGATCGCCGACAAGCTGCTGGTCGCGGCGGCTCTCGTCATGCTGGTCGACAACGGCCAGCTGCGCGGCCTGCACGTGCTGGCCGCGCTGATCATCCTGGCCCGCGAGATCCTCGTCTCCGGCCTGCGCGAATTCCTGGCGGAGTTGCGCGTCGGCATGCCGGTGAGCCACCTCGCCAAGTGGAAGACCGGCGCGCAGATGGTCGCCATCGCCGTGCTGCTGCTCGGTGAGGCGGTGCCGAGCTGGATCACCCAGGTCGGGCTCGTCCTCATCTGGGGCGCCGCGGCGCTGACGCTCATCACCGGCTACGACTATTTGCGCACCGGCCTTCGTCACATGGCGGAGGACGCCAAGCCATGA
- the uvrC gene encoding excinuclease ABC subunit UvrC: protein MRAIGEFVRTLPRKPGVYRMIAADGEVLYVGKARSLRNRVAAYTQPTRLATRLVRMVSATRTMEFAVTGSEAEALLLENNLIKRFRPRFNVLLRDDKSFPYIVIRRDTDWPQLAKHRGTREPDNEYFGPFASATAVNRTLYALQRAFPLRSCSDGVFSARTRPCLQYQIKRCTAPCVGRIDKAEYGAIVDEVRGFLGGRNREVQQSLGARMEQASANLEFERAAVLRDRIKALAHIQSHQAIEIHDIDEADIFAAHAEGGQVCVQVFFLRAGQNLGNRAYFPSHARELDPPEVLSAFIGQFYEARPAPKLVLASHDLAKAGLLESALALSSGHKIEIRNPRRGELKDVLDQAVLNAREALARRLAERGTQRQLLEGVARVFGLDAPPERIEIYDNSHIQGSAPIGAMVMAGPDGFAKNAYRKFNIRTEGAAGDDFAMMREVLSRRFARALKENPDRDDEHWPDLLLVDGGQGQLEAARQVLAELGLDDVAVVGIAKGPDRDAGRERFFMAGKPAFSLEPRDPVLYFLQRLRDEAHRFAIGTHRTRRAADMTRSTLDEVPGIGATRKRALLHHFGSARAVAGATLEDIKSVPGISGALAQKIHDHFRGGR, encoded by the coding sequence ATGCGGGCGATCGGCGAGTTCGTCCGCACGCTGCCGCGCAAGCCCGGCGTCTACCGCATGATCGCAGCCGACGGCGAAGTGCTCTATGTCGGCAAGGCGCGCTCGCTCAGGAATCGCGTCGCCGCCTACACCCAGCCGACGCGGCTGGCGACGCGGCTGGTTCGCATGGTCTCGGCGACCCGGACCATGGAGTTCGCGGTAACCGGCAGCGAGGCCGAGGCGCTGCTTCTCGAGAACAACCTCATCAAGCGCTTCCGGCCGCGCTTCAACGTGCTGCTGCGCGACGACAAGTCGTTCCCCTACATCGTCATACGCCGCGACACCGACTGGCCGCAGCTCGCCAAGCATCGCGGCACGCGCGAACCGGACAACGAATATTTCGGCCCCTTCGCCTCGGCCACCGCGGTCAACCGCACGCTCTACGCCCTGCAGCGCGCCTTTCCGCTGCGCTCGTGCTCGGACGGGGTCTTCTCGGCCCGTACCCGGCCCTGCCTGCAGTACCAGATCAAGCGCTGCACGGCGCCCTGCGTCGGCCGGATCGACAAGGCGGAATACGGCGCGATCGTCGACGAGGTGCGCGGCTTCCTCGGCGGCCGCAACCGCGAGGTGCAGCAGTCGCTCGGCGCGCGCATGGAGCAGGCCTCGGCCAATCTCGAGTTCGAGCGCGCCGCCGTGCTGCGCGACCGCATCAAGGCGCTGGCCCACATCCAGTCGCACCAGGCGATCGAGATCCACGACATCGACGAGGCCGACATCTTCGCCGCCCACGCCGAGGGCGGCCAGGTCTGCGTGCAGGTCTTCTTTCTGCGCGCCGGACAGAATCTCGGCAACCGCGCCTATTTCCCGAGCCACGCCAGGGAGCTCGATCCGCCCGAGGTGTTGTCGGCCTTCATCGGCCAGTTCTACGAGGCGCGGCCCGCGCCGAAGCTCGTCCTGGCGAGCCACGATCTGGCGAAGGCCGGCCTGCTGGAAAGCGCCCTGGCGCTGAGCAGCGGCCACAAGATCGAGATCCGCAACCCCAGGCGCGGCGAGCTGAAAGACGTGCTCGATCAAGCCGTGCTGAATGCACGCGAGGCGCTGGCGCGACGGCTGGCCGAGCGCGGCACGCAGCGCCAGCTGCTCGAGGGCGTGGCGCGCGTGTTCGGCCTCGACGCGCCGCCGGAACGCATCGAGATCTACGACAACAGCCACATCCAGGGCAGCGCGCCGATCGGCGCCATGGTGATGGCGGGGCCGGACGGCTTCGCCAAGAACGCCTACCGCAAGTTCAACATCCGGACCGAGGGCGCGGCGGGCGACGACTTCGCGATGATGCGCGAGGTGCTGAGCCGCCGCTTCGCCCGGGCGCTCAAGGAGAATCCCGATCGCGACGACGAGCATTGGCCCGATCTCCTGCTCGTCGACGGCGGGCAGGGGCAGCTCGAGGCCGCACGGCAGGTTCTCGCCGAGCTCGGCCTCGACGATGTCGCCGTGGTCGGCATCGCCAAGGGGCCCGACCGCGACGCCGGCCGCGAGCGCTTCTTCATGGCCGGCAAGCCGGCCTTCTCCCTCGAACCGCGCGACCCGGTGCTGTACTTCCTGCAGCGCCTGCGCGACGAGGCGCATCGCTTCGCCATCGGCACGCACCGCACGCGCCGCGCCGCCGACATGACGCGTTCGACGCTGGACGAAGTGCCGGGCATCGGCGCCACGCGCAAGCGCGCGCTGCTGCACCATTTCGGCAGCGCGCGTGCCGTGGCCGGCGCGACATTGGAGGACATCAAGTCGGTTCCGGGCATTTCGGGAGCGCTCGCCCAGAAAATTCATGACCACTTCAGGGGCGGTCGTTAA